One stretch of Aquimarina sp. Aq107 DNA includes these proteins:
- a CDS encoding HAD family hydrolase, translated as MDLSQIKLVATDMDGTLLNSRGDVSQSFFYLFDELKELGVTFVAASGRQYYSILHKLSAIKDDMIVIAENGALTMHRDEELQTTEIDRKTYLELLDATKDLKGSQVILCGRKKAYIEDYGKDFENMLDEFYGRYEIVKNLSEVIDDQYLKIAICNEKGAEKYLYPALKHLENRLKVKVSGKVWLDLSHNNANKGYALKNVQKSLNISTNETMVFGDYNNDLEMMSQATYSFAMQNAHPNVKAVANYTTKSNDENGVEYMLSKMIEAKKKNAVK; from the coding sequence ATGGATTTATCCCAAATAAAACTCGTTGCTACTGATATGGATGGTACACTTCTCAATTCAAGGGGAGACGTAAGCCAATCATTTTTTTATTTATTTGATGAATTAAAAGAGTTGGGGGTTACATTTGTTGCTGCTAGTGGCAGACAATATTATAGCATTCTACACAAATTGAGTGCGATTAAAGATGATATGATTGTTATTGCAGAAAACGGTGCTTTAACAATGCATAGAGATGAAGAATTACAAACCACAGAGATTGATCGCAAAACTTATTTAGAACTCTTAGATGCTACAAAAGATCTTAAAGGCTCTCAAGTAATACTATGTGGACGAAAAAAAGCATATATAGAAGACTATGGTAAAGATTTTGAAAATATGCTAGACGAATTTTATGGTAGATACGAAATAGTAAAAAACTTATCGGAGGTAATAGATGATCAATATCTAAAAATTGCTATATGCAATGAAAAAGGAGCAGAAAAATATCTATATCCAGCACTTAAGCACCTAGAAAATCGACTAAAAGTAAAAGTCTCGGGAAAAGTCTGGCTAGACTTATCTCATAATAACGCCAATAAAGGATATGCCTTAAAAAATGTTCAAAAAAGTCTAAATATTTCTACCAATGAAACCATGGTATTTGGCGATTATAATAATGATCTAGAAATGATGTCACAAGCAACATATAGCTTTGCAATGCAAAATGCACATCCTAATGTAAAAGCTGTAGCCAATTACACTACCAAAAGTAATGATGAAAACGGTGTTGAATATATGCTATCGAAGATGATCGAAGCTAAAAAGAAAAACGCTGTTAAATAA
- a CDS encoding tryptophan 2,3-dioxygenase family protein, which translates to MDQSIKPEIAEKILQLEKKFKNSGQDLGSYLDGLLHDKYLTYWDYIHLDTLLSLQIPRTHFPDEEIFIMYHQITELYFKLIIHELKQIIDDKLQNAEFFTKKLDRINRYFRVLINSFDVMIKGMDRDQFLKYRMSLLPASGFQSVQYRMIEIYATPLVNLVNAKERDQFSEKDSLEEIYEHLYWKSGATDIKTGEKTLTLKQFEYRYTPRMMRIANQVKQSTIYHKYLELPEKEQNNVQLINAMRTFDTNVNINWLLMHMGAAYRYLNKDKGEVLATGGTNWKKFLPPSFQRIMFFPNLWSAEEQENWGQQWVTHQFNTTK; encoded by the coding sequence ATGGACCAATCCATAAAACCTGAGATTGCTGAAAAAATATTACAGCTCGAAAAAAAGTTTAAAAATTCCGGTCAGGATCTTGGATCCTATTTAGATGGTTTACTTCATGATAAATATCTTACTTACTGGGATTATATCCATCTGGATACATTGCTTAGTTTACAAATTCCGAGAACACATTTTCCTGATGAAGAAATCTTTATAATGTATCATCAGATTACTGAGCTTTATTTTAAGCTAATCATCCATGAACTAAAGCAAATCATTGATGACAAACTGCAGAATGCAGAGTTTTTTACAAAAAAATTGGATAGAATTAATAGGTATTTTAGAGTTCTTATAAACTCTTTTGATGTAATGATCAAAGGAATGGATAGAGATCAATTTTTAAAATACCGAATGTCTCTTTTACCTGCTAGTGGATTTCAATCTGTACAATACAGAATGATAGAAATATATGCCACTCCTTTAGTAAATCTTGTAAACGCTAAAGAAAGAGATCAATTTTCTGAAAAAGATTCACTTGAAGAAATATACGAACATTTATACTGGAAATCTGGAGCTACAGATATTAAAACCGGCGAAAAAACATTGACACTTAAACAATTTGAATATCGCTATACTCCTAGAATGATGCGTATTGCAAATCAAGTAAAACAAAGTACGATCTATCACAAATACCTGGAACTTCCGGAAAAAGAGCAAAATAATGTGCAGCTTATCAATGCAATGCGTACTTTTGACACCAATGTAAATATTAATTGGTTATTAATGCATATGGGTGCCGCCTACAGGTATCTTAATAAAGATAAAGGCGAAGTATTGGCTACAGGTGGAACTAACTGGAAAAAGTTTCTACCTCCAAGTTTTCAAAGGATCATGTTTTTTCCGAATCTTTGGAGCGCAGAAGAACAGGAAAACTGGGGACAACAATGGGTAACCCATCAATTTAATACCACAAAATAA
- a CDS encoding peptidoglycan DD-metalloendopeptidase family protein, with product MKNLGYILLLSVVLISCQQEKKEPVVTVPETIEKIKEPPVVKEFGYNLNNFMVVRDTVRPGDSFGAILDSHGISRAKVFEISNKIKDTFNVARITAGKAYTLLKSKDTTEKAQVFVYQNGLIDYTVVDFRDSIVARKSAKPVKIVERIASGTIENNLSQTFDDMDLSFLVAYKMADIYAWTIDFTRLQAGDQFKVIYTEKYINDTIPAGIGEIKASYFEHRSKPIYAFQFEDDTINGTSDYFDQEANNLRRAFLRAPVQFSRISSRYNLKRRIKYYGNKIRPHRGTDFAAPIGTQILATADGTVTKSERRGGNGKYVKIRHNSTYETQYLHMSRRAVKVGEYVRQGDVIGYIGMTGNTSGPHVCYRFWKNGKEVDPFKQDLPASKPLKDSLRPAFYKHIEPFKTRLDSIVFKPKQEIL from the coding sequence TTGAAGAATTTAGGTTACATACTACTTTTGTCGGTAGTATTGATTTCATGTCAGCAAGAGAAAAAAGAACCAGTAGTTACAGTTCCTGAAACAATTGAAAAAATAAAAGAGCCGCCAGTTGTTAAGGAATTCGGATACAACCTTAATAATTTTATGGTAGTTAGGGACACTGTCCGACCGGGAGATAGTTTTGGAGCTATTTTAGACAGCCACGGTATTTCTAGAGCCAAAGTTTTCGAAATTTCGAATAAAATTAAAGACACATTTAATGTAGCTAGAATTACAGCAGGAAAAGCATATACACTTCTTAAATCAAAGGACACTACCGAAAAAGCACAAGTATTTGTATACCAAAATGGACTTATAGATTACACTGTTGTTGATTTTAGAGACAGTATTGTTGCAAGAAAAAGTGCAAAACCGGTAAAAATTGTAGAGCGAATAGCTTCTGGAACTATAGAAAACAACCTTTCACAAACTTTTGATGATATGGATCTTAGTTTTCTTGTTGCCTATAAAATGGCAGACATCTACGCATGGACCATAGATTTTACAAGATTACAAGCTGGAGATCAATTTAAAGTAATTTATACTGAGAAATATATAAATGACACAATTCCAGCAGGAATTGGAGAAATCAAAGCATCTTACTTTGAGCATAGAAGCAAACCTATATACGCATTCCAATTCGAAGACGATACTATCAATGGAACCTCAGATTATTTTGATCAAGAAGCAAATAATCTTCGAAGAGCGTTTCTTCGAGCACCAGTTCAGTTTAGTAGAATTTCTTCGAGATATAATCTTAAAAGAAGAATAAAATACTACGGAAATAAAATAAGACCGCATCGAGGAACTGACTTTGCCGCACCGATTGGAACTCAAATTTTAGCTACAGCTGATGGAACCGTAACCAAGTCCGAACGTAGAGGAGGAAATGGTAAGTATGTAAAAATCAGACATAATTCTACATATGAAACACAATATTTACACATGAGTAGAAGAGCAGTAAAAGTTGGAGAATATGTTAGACAAGGTGATGTAATTGGCTATATAGGAATGACAGGGAATACAAGTGGGCCTCATGTTTGCTATCGTTTCTGGAAAAATGGAAAAGAAGTAGACCCGTTTAAGCAAGATTTACCCGCTTCTAAACCTTTAAAAGATAGTTTACGACCAGCTTTTTACAAACATATCGAACCTTTTAAAACTAGACTAGACAGTATCGTATTCAAACCAAAACAAGAAATATTATAA
- a CDS encoding secondary thiamine-phosphate synthase enzyme YjbQ, producing the protein MIFFQKEIVLQPYSRGFHLITDVILSEIPEISKIKIGQLQVFIKHTSASLTINENADPTVRQDFESHMNQMVPENQSYYIHTYEGSDDMPAHIKASLMGVSVQVPITGGKLNLGTWQGIYLCEHRNYGGSRKLVLTLFGS; encoded by the coding sequence ATGATATTCTTTCAAAAAGAAATAGTACTGCAGCCTTATTCGAGAGGTTTTCATTTGATTACGGATGTAATTCTTTCCGAAATTCCAGAGATTAGCAAAATTAAAATCGGACAATTGCAGGTATTTATCAAGCATACTTCTGCAAGCTTAACAATAAATGAAAATGCCGATCCAACAGTTCGTCAGGATTTTGAAAGTCATATGAATCAAATGGTGCCAGAAAACCAATCATACTATATTCATACCTACGAAGGTTCTGATGATATGCCTGCCCATATTAAGGCTTCATTAATGGGCGTTTCTGTACAAGTGCCAATTACTGGAGGTAAACTTAATTTAGGAACCTGGCAAGGGATCTATTTATGTGAACATAGAAACTATGGAGGTTCTAGAAAATTAGTGCTAACCTTATTTGGTTCTTAG
- the pgi gene encoding glucose-6-phosphate isomerase, whose translation MALPTINPTTTKAWEALENHYKNIKDTHLKDLFVGSPDRAEKLSIEWEDFYIDYSKNRIDETTKKLLIDFAKEVKLDKAIQSYFAGDIINETEGRAVLHTALRAPSDKTITVNGKNVVSEVVTVKTKIEGFCDKVINGELKGHTNKAFTDIVNIGIGGSDLGPAMITESLEYYKNHLKVHFISNVDGDHVHQKLKNLDPETTLFVVVSKTFSTQETLSNATTARSWFIKQASQEAVGKHFVAVSSNIPNVTKFGISEDNIFPLWDWVGGRFSLWSAVGLSISLSVGYKNFEALLEGAHEMDEHFKTTDFEENIPVILGLLSVWYNNFFKAESEAIIPYSQYLHRLPAYLQQGIMESNGKSVDRNGKTIDYQTGTIIWGEPGTNAQHAFFQLIHQGTKLIPAEFIGFKKSLFADKDHQDKLMANFFAQTEALMNGKTELEVVQELKSKNLPTETLDQLKPFKIFTGNKPTTTILINKLTPKSLGKLVSMYEQRIFVQGVIWNIFSYDQWGVELGKQLATNILNEIDNSQISDHDSSTKTLLKKYLN comes from the coding sequence ATGGCATTACCAACTATTAATCCCACCACCACAAAAGCTTGGGAAGCACTAGAAAACCATTACAAAAATATTAAAGACACTCATCTAAAAGACCTTTTTGTAGGATCTCCAGATCGTGCCGAAAAGCTCTCTATTGAATGGGAAGATTTTTATATCGATTATTCTAAAAATAGGATAGATGAAACAACTAAAAAATTACTAATTGATTTTGCAAAAGAAGTTAAGCTGGATAAAGCAATACAAAGTTATTTTGCCGGAGATATTATTAACGAAACAGAAGGAAGAGCTGTTTTACACACTGCTCTTAGAGCACCATCAGATAAAACCATAACTGTTAATGGTAAAAATGTTGTTTCGGAAGTGGTCACTGTAAAAACCAAAATTGAAGGATTCTGTGACAAAGTTATCAATGGAGAACTAAAAGGACATACCAATAAAGCTTTTACAGATATCGTAAATATTGGTATTGGCGGTTCGGATCTTGGTCCGGCTATGATAACAGAATCTTTAGAATATTATAAAAATCATTTGAAAGTACATTTCATATCCAATGTTGATGGTGATCATGTACATCAAAAATTAAAAAATCTAGATCCAGAAACTACATTATTCGTTGTAGTTTCAAAAACTTTCTCTACACAAGAAACATTATCAAATGCTACTACTGCTAGAAGCTGGTTTATAAAACAAGCTTCTCAAGAAGCTGTAGGCAAACATTTTGTTGCAGTATCTAGTAATATTCCTAACGTTACTAAATTTGGTATTTCTGAAGATAATATTTTCCCATTATGGGATTGGGTTGGAGGTCGTTTTTCTCTCTGGAGCGCAGTTGGACTATCTATAAGCTTATCCGTTGGATATAAAAATTTTGAAGCTTTATTAGAAGGTGCCCACGAAATGGATGAGCATTTTAAAACTACTGATTTCGAAGAAAACATACCTGTTATTTTAGGGCTATTAAGCGTATGGTATAATAATTTCTTTAAAGCCGAAAGCGAAGCCATCATACCTTATTCTCAATATTTACATAGATTACCTGCATATCTACAACAAGGGATTATGGAAAGTAATGGAAAAAGTGTAGATCGCAACGGAAAAACAATTGACTATCAAACAGGAACCATCATTTGGGGTGAACCAGGAACAAATGCTCAGCATGCATTCTTTCAACTAATACACCAAGGTACAAAGCTTATTCCTGCGGAATTTATAGGTTTTAAAAAGTCCTTATTTGCTGATAAAGACCATCAAGATAAATTAATGGCTAATTTCTTTGCACAAACGGAGGCTTTAATGAATGGAAAAACCGAATTAGAAGTTGTTCAAGAATTAAAGTCTAAAAATCTTCCTACAGAAACATTAGATCAGTTAAAACCTTTTAAAATATTTACAGGTAATAAGCCTACCACAACCATACTTATCAACAAACTAACTCCCAAAAGTTTAGGTAAGCTCGTATCCATGTATGAGCAAAGAATATTTGTTCAAGGAGTTATATGGAACATCTTCAGTTATGATCAATGGGGTGTAGAATTAGGTAAGCAATTAGCTACAAATATTCTAAACGAAATCGATAATTCGCAAATTTCTGATCACGATTCGTCTACAAAAACACTGTTAAAAAAATATTTAAACTAA
- the lepA gene encoding translation elongation factor 4, whose amino-acid sequence MKNIRNFCIIAHIDHGKSTLADRLLDFTGSVTAREAQAQLLDSMDLERERGITIKSHAIQMEYTYKGEEYILNLIDTPGHVDFSYEVSRSIAACEGALLIVDAAQSIQAQTISNLYLALENDLEIIPVLNKVDLPSANPEEVTDDIVDLLGCDPEEVIPASAKTGIGIEEILAAIVERVPAPKGNPEEPLQALIFDSVYNSFRGVETYFKVVNGEIKKGQQIKFVATGKDYSADEVGTLKLNQVVKKSIKTGDVGYLITGIKDAREVKVGDTITDAKNPTQNAIEGFEDVKPMVFAGIYPVDTEDYEELRSSMEKLQLNDASLVFVPESSAALGFGFRCGFLGMLHMEIIQERLEREFNMTVITTVPNVSYHAFTNKNPDDIIIVNNPTDLPDPSSMNRVEEPYIKATIITKSDFVGSVMSLCIEKRGEITNQTYLTTERVELTFDMPLAEIVFDFYDRLKTVSKGYASFDYTPIGMRPSKLVKVDMLLNGNIVDALSALLHKDNAYGIGKKICEKLKELIPRQQFDIPIQAAIGAKFIARETVKALRKDVTAKCYGGDISRKRKLLEKQKKGKKRMRQVGNVEIPQEAFMAVLKLND is encoded by the coding sequence ATGAAAAATATAAGAAACTTTTGCATTATTGCGCATATTGATCACGGTAAAAGTACGTTAGCAGATCGATTGTTAGATTTTACAGGATCTGTTACAGCTCGTGAAGCTCAAGCGCAGTTATTGGATAGTATGGATCTAGAACGTGAGCGTGGAATTACGATCAAGAGTCACGCGATCCAGATGGAGTATACATATAAAGGTGAAGAATATATTTTGAATCTTATTGATACTCCTGGTCACGTAGATTTTTCTTATGAAGTTTCTCGTTCTATTGCTGCTTGCGAAGGTGCTTTACTTATTGTAGATGCAGCACAAAGTATACAAGCTCAGACGATTTCTAATTTATATTTAGCATTAGAAAATGATCTGGAAATTATTCCAGTTTTAAATAAAGTGGATTTGCCTAGTGCTAATCCCGAAGAAGTAACTGATGATATTGTAGACCTATTGGGATGTGATCCCGAAGAAGTAATTCCTGCTAGTGCAAAAACTGGTATAGGGATCGAAGAAATTCTTGCAGCAATTGTAGAAAGAGTTCCTGCACCAAAAGGAAATCCTGAGGAACCATTGCAGGCGTTAATTTTTGATTCTGTTTACAATTCTTTTAGAGGTGTAGAAACCTATTTTAAAGTAGTAAATGGTGAAATCAAAAAAGGTCAGCAGATTAAATTTGTTGCAACCGGAAAAGATTATTCTGCGGATGAAGTAGGAACACTAAAACTAAATCAAGTAGTAAAGAAAAGTATTAAAACAGGTGATGTAGGATATCTGATCACAGGTATTAAAGATGCCAGAGAGGTAAAGGTTGGAGATACTATTACGGACGCTAAAAATCCTACTCAGAATGCTATTGAAGGTTTTGAAGATGTAAAACCAATGGTATTTGCAGGTATTTATCCAGTAGATACTGAGGATTATGAAGAGTTACGTTCTTCTATGGAGAAATTACAGCTTAATGACGCTTCATTGGTGTTTGTGCCGGAGAGTTCAGCAGCATTGGGGTTTGGTTTTCGTTGTGGATTCTTAGGAATGTTACATATGGAAATCATTCAAGAGCGATTAGAACGTGAGTTTAATATGACTGTGATTACTACGGTGCCTAACGTATCTTATCATGCATTCACTAATAAAAATCCAGATGATATTATTATCGTAAATAACCCTACCGATTTACCAGATCCTTCTTCTATGAATCGTGTAGAAGAGCCTTATATAAAAGCGACTATTATTACTAAGTCGGACTTTGTGGGTTCTGTAATGTCTCTATGTATAGAAAAACGTGGTGAAATTACCAATCAGACATATTTAACTACAGAACGAGTGGAGCTGACATTCGATATGCCACTAGCAGAGATTGTATTCGATTTTTATGATAGACTTAAAACGGTTTCTAAAGGATATGCTTCTTTTGATTATACACCTATAGGAATGCGTCCATCAAAATTGGTAAAAGTAGATATGCTACTTAATGGAAACATTGTAGATGCTTTATCTGCATTATTGCATAAGGATAATGCTTATGGTATTGGTAAAAAAATCTGTGAAAAACTAAAGGAGTTAATTCCTCGTCAACAATTTGATATTCCAATTCAAGCTGCCATTGGTGCAAAGTTTATTGCCCGTGAAACAGTAAAAGCATTGCGTAAAGATGTTACTGCTAAGTGTTATGGAGGTGATATCTCTCGTAAGCGTAAATTATTGGAAAAACAGAAAAAAGGTAAAAAGCGTATGCGTCAGGTAGGTAATGTAGAAATTCCTCAGGAAGCATTTATGGCTGTATTAAAACTAAATGATTAA
- a CDS encoding TonB-dependent receptor — MKKITFLFVVILLATFAEMSAQGVTKSSMNGKVTDNTGAALPGANVIAIHTPSGTKYGAITDFDGYYRIANMRTGGPYRVTISYVGFLGFVQDGVFLQLGSSKSISTQMKEEANALEEVVITANRSGVFDSGKTGTETTVTERQINSLPSVSRSVADFVRITPQAQITEGDDGFSVSLAGQNNRYNALYIDGGVSNDVFGLAGSGTDGGQTGVNPFSIDAIETFQINIAPFDVRQSGFAGGAINAITRSGTNRIEGSAYTYFRNQDLAGKTPPSLVGDGESREKLADFSSNIYGIRIGGPIIKDKLFYFVNYEREETETPQPFNFSNYQGDSSLSEVQDLSNFLQTTYGFNPGGFDNNTRTLESNKFTVRLDWNINENNQLSVKHNYVSADNLEARNSGNTRIGFINGSELFESVKNETTLELNSSFGSWASNSLLVGYKTVRDDRDPSGDPFPSVDIRDGNGTITFGAEPFSTANLLDQDILNIADNFEIYSGRHTITIGTQHEFSKIKNLFFAFNYGDYTFNSVSDFYAGIIDEYQRGYSLVGGTAVGDESDGASEFKLYQPSVYVQDEVSISESFKLTAGLRVDVPIFEDGPVNDDFNNRTIPILEAAGKDLQGARVGKAINPKAHLSPRIGFNWDVKNDRTTQIRGGLGMFTSRIPLVWPGGSYNNNGITGGFTAGFNLDPSTITFNPDINQQPVAVEPGTGGLAGNIDIFSPDLRLPQFMKYNIAIDQKLPFWGLIASADFLYTDVITNIYYENLNIAEAEGFLNGADNRPFYSDSFGDLIDNTYGRITLGTNTGEGFSYNASVTLRKPFSNGFQGSVSYSYGEAESIFDGTSSQNSSQWRNIQTVNGKNADIPLGRSDFSAGSRITANVSYEKEYLGFMKSTIALFYEANQGSPYSFLYREGADLLNDDSRDNALIYIPANQSEIVLRDGENGLSSQQQWDALDAFIEGNDYLRSRRGQYAERNGSRGPWSNTIDLKFLQDFYINTGKYKNTLQVSLDIFNFTNLLNKDWGKRKFISDVRLLETEQAGPDPEFSFNPASFEGGLEQLDDAGLQSSRWQMQIGLRYIFN, encoded by the coding sequence ATGAAAAAGATTACATTTTTATTTGTTGTAATTCTTTTGGCGACGTTTGCAGAAATGTCCGCACAAGGTGTTACAAAATCTTCCATGAATGGAAAAGTTACAGATAATACAGGTGCCGCACTTCCGGGTGCTAATGTAATTGCAATTCATACACCATCTGGTACTAAGTATGGAGCAATTACAGATTTTGACGGTTATTATAGAATCGCCAATATGAGAACTGGTGGACCATATAGAGTAACAATCTCTTATGTTGGTTTTTTAGGTTTCGTACAGGACGGAGTATTTCTTCAATTAGGAAGCTCTAAATCTATTAGCACTCAAATGAAAGAAGAAGCAAATGCTCTTGAAGAAGTTGTAATTACAGCTAATCGTAGTGGAGTATTTGATTCTGGTAAAACTGGAACTGAAACTACAGTAACTGAAAGACAAATTAACTCTCTGCCTTCTGTATCTAGATCGGTAGCGGATTTCGTAAGAATTACTCCGCAAGCACAGATTACTGAAGGTGATGACGGATTCTCAGTTTCTTTAGCAGGTCAAAACAACCGATACAATGCATTATACATCGATGGTGGTGTAAGTAATGATGTATTTGGTTTAGCTGGTTCGGGAACAGATGGAGGACAAACTGGAGTAAATCCATTCTCTATTGATGCGATTGAAACTTTTCAGATTAACATTGCTCCATTTGATGTAAGACAATCAGGTTTTGCTGGTGGTGCTATTAATGCAATCACTAGATCTGGAACAAACAGAATCGAAGGATCTGCATACACATACTTTAGAAACCAAGATCTTGCAGGAAAAACTCCTCCTAGTTTAGTTGGTGATGGAGAGTCTAGAGAAAAATTAGCAGACTTTTCTTCTAATATCTATGGTATTAGAATCGGTGGTCCAATTATAAAGGACAAATTATTCTATTTTGTAAATTACGAAAGAGAAGAAACTGAAACTCCACAACCATTTAACTTTAGTAATTACCAAGGAGATTCTAGTTTATCTGAAGTTCAAGATCTTTCTAACTTCTTACAAACAACATACGGATTTAATCCAGGTGGTTTTGACAACAATACTAGAACACTAGAAAGTAACAAGTTTACAGTAAGGTTAGATTGGAATATTAATGAAAACAATCAATTAAGTGTAAAACATAATTATGTTAGTGCAGATAATCTAGAAGCTAGAAACAGTGGTAACACAAGAATTGGTTTCATCAACGGATCTGAGCTTTTCGAAAGTGTAAAGAACGAAACAACATTAGAGCTTAACTCATCATTTGGTAGCTGGGCATCTAATAGTTTATTGGTAGGGTACAAAACAGTAAGAGATGATAGAGACCCATCAGGTGACCCATTCCCTTCTGTAGATATTAGAGATGGTAACGGAACTATTACTTTTGGTGCAGAACCTTTCTCTACAGCTAATTTATTAGATCAAGACATCTTAAATATTGCTGATAATTTTGAAATTTATAGTGGTAGACATACTATAACAATTGGTACTCAGCACGAATTTTCTAAAATAAAGAATCTTTTCTTTGCCTTTAACTATGGTGATTACACTTTCAACAGTGTTAGTGATTTCTATGCAGGAATTATTGACGAATACCAAAGAGGTTATTCTCTAGTTGGAGGTACAGCTGTTGGTGATGAGTCTGACGGAGCTTCAGAATTTAAATTATACCAACCAAGTGTTTACGTTCAGGATGAAGTTAGTATTTCTGAAAGCTTCAAATTAACTGCTGGTTTAAGAGTTGATGTTCCTATTTTTGAAGATGGTCCTGTAAATGATGACTTTAACAATAGAACGATTCCTATCTTAGAAGCAGCTGGAAAAGACTTGCAAGGTGCTAGAGTTGGAAAAGCAATTAATCCTAAAGCACATTTATCTCCAAGAATTGGATTTAACTGGGATGTAAAAAATGACAGAACTACTCAAATCCGTGGTGGATTAGGAATGTTTACTTCTAGAATTCCATTAGTATGGCCTGGAGGATCTTACAACAATAATGGAATTACAGGTGGATTTACTGCTGGATTTAACTTAGATCCTTCTACAATTACTTTTAATCCTGATATCAACCAACAACCTGTAGCGGTTGAGCCAGGAACTGGTGGTTTAGCAGGTAATATTGATATCTTTAGTCCTGACCTAAGATTACCACAATTTATGAAATATAACATCGCGATAGATCAAAAATTACCATTCTGGGGATTAATTGCTAGCGCAGATTTCTTATATACTGATGTAATTACAAATATCTATTATGAAAACTTAAACATTGCAGAAGCAGAAGGTTTCTTGAATGGTGCTGATAACAGACCTTTCTATAGCGATAGTTTTGGTGATTTAATCGATAACACATATGGAAGAATTACATTAGGAACAAATACAGGTGAAGGTTTCTCTTATAACGCTTCTGTTACATTAAGAAAACCATTCTCTAATGGTTTCCAAGGAAGTGTATCTTATTCTTACGGAGAAGCAGAATCAATTTTTGATGGAACTTCTTCTCAGAATAGTTCTCAGTGGAGAAATATACAAACTGTAAACGGTAAGAATGCAGACATACCTTTAGGAAGATCAGATTTCTCAGCTGGATCTCGTATAACAGCAAATGTAAGTTATGAAAAAGAATATCTTGGATTCATGAAATCTACTATTGCTCTTTTCTACGAAGCTAATCAAGGTTCTCCATATTCTTTTTTATACAGAGAAGGAGCGGATTTATTAAATGATGATTCTAGAGACAACGCATTAATCTATATCCCAGCTAATCAAAGCGAAATTGTTTTAAGAGATGGAGAAAATGGATTAAGTTCTCAACAACAGTGGGATGCTTTAGATGCATTTATCGAAGGAAACGATTACTTAAGAAGTAGAAGAGGTCAGTATGCAGAGCGTAATGGATCTAGAGGCCCTTGGAGTAACACTATCGATTTAAAATTCTTACAAGACTTTTATATCAATACTGGAAAATATAAAAACACACTTCAGGTATCTTTAGATATCTTTAACTTCACTAACCTTCTTAATAAAGATTGGGGAAAACGTAAGTTTATAAGTGATGTTCGTTTATTAGAAACAGAACAAGCTGGTCCTGATCCAGAATTTAGTTTTAACCCTGCTTCTTTTGAAGGTGGTTTAGAACAATTAGATGATGCTGGATTACAATCATCAAGATGGCAAATGCAAATTGGTTTAAGATATATCTTTAACTAA